The following coding sequences lie in one Myxococcales bacterium genomic window:
- a CDS encoding response regulator — MRGIILQSESFEALALQMEVGGDEQELELPCSDGLKDGEWVLTTFCVGAESTAVAACVVDRGDGLRMAFTDRDWSRLWQFANSMEPPTIPPPSMPLPVFEIKAPADASVLIVDDDSDLQNVVCAMLRSAGFQAVAVSSAEEAFDSLRESRPDLMVLDWNLPGMSGVEFCRRLRKEARLSRLPVLFLTAHSSTGDIVEAFAAGADDFVSKPFRAPELAARVLGLIRRAQMPPPSTRGGASQSFPGS; from the coding sequence GTGAGGGGCATCATCCTTCAATCCGAGAGCTTCGAGGCGCTCGCGTTGCAGATGGAGGTCGGTGGAGACGAGCAAGAGCTCGAGCTGCCGTGCTCCGACGGGCTCAAAGACGGAGAGTGGGTGCTCACCACTTTCTGTGTGGGGGCCGAGTCCACTGCAGTCGCGGCCTGCGTCGTCGATCGTGGCGATGGCCTACGAATGGCCTTCACCGATCGAGACTGGTCACGCCTGTGGCAATTCGCCAATTCGATGGAGCCGCCGACGATCCCGCCGCCGAGCATGCCGTTGCCGGTGTTCGAGATCAAAGCGCCCGCGGACGCCAGCGTACTGATCGTGGACGACGACAGCGATCTGCAGAACGTGGTCTGCGCGATGCTGCGCTCGGCCGGGTTTCAAGCGGTGGCGGTGTCGAGCGCCGAGGAGGCATTCGACAGCCTGCGCGAGTCGCGCCCGGATCTGATGGTCCTCGATTGGAACCTCCCGGGTATGAGCGGCGTCGAGTTCTGTCGGCGCTTGCGCAAAGAGGCTCGCCTCAGCCGACTGCCGGTGTTGTTCCTGACCGCGCACTCTTCCACTGGCGACATCGTCGAGGCGTTTGCGGCCGGCGCGGACGACTTCGTGAGCAAACCCTTCCGCGCGCCCGAGCTCGCAGCCCGAGTCCTCGGCTTGATCCGACGCGCCCAGATGCCGCCGCCCTCGACGCGCGGCGGCGCGAGCCAGAGTTTTCCCGGGTCCTGA
- a CDS encoding DUF3105 domain-containing protein, whose amino-acid sequence MSLRRRFPTPLLFALLFDCGGVTDLSVPSDSECRAETRARAIEGAAHLPNCSPVSYASNPPSSGNHYGTWAAHGIYDAPLPRGFWVHNLEHGAVVISYNCPDGCADDVARAKQFLNELPVDPSCPEGRRVLLVPDPLLDVRWGASAWGFNLRAECFDPTAFREFYLKHYASAPEDVCSEGTDFRAPDGLLDLPPGCGE is encoded by the coding sequence TTGAGTCTGCGTCGCCGGTTTCCAACACCGCTCCTGTTCGCGCTGCTGTTCGACTGTGGCGGCGTCACGGACTTGTCGGTCCCGTCGGACTCGGAGTGCCGCGCCGAGACTCGAGCGCGCGCGATCGAGGGCGCCGCTCACCTGCCCAATTGTTCGCCGGTCAGCTACGCCTCCAATCCGCCCTCTTCGGGGAACCACTACGGAACCTGGGCCGCGCACGGCATCTACGACGCGCCGTTGCCGCGCGGGTTCTGGGTCCACAACCTCGAGCACGGGGCAGTCGTGATCAGCTACAACTGCCCAGATGGATGCGCGGATGACGTGGCTCGCGCCAAGCAGTTCCTGAACGAACTGCCCGTCGATCCGAGCTGCCCGGAGGGGCGCCGCGTTCTCTTGGTACCCGATCCACTTCTGGACGTGCGCTGGGGAGCGAGTGCTTGGGGGTTCAACCTGCGCGCCGAGTGTTTCGACCCGACCGCCTTCCGCGAGTTCTACCTGAAGCACTACGCGAGTGCGCCGGAGGACGTCTGCTCCGAAGGCACCGACTTCCGTGCACCCGACGGCTTGCTCGACCTACCGCCTGGTTGCGGCGAGTGA